The Caballeronia sp. NK8 genome includes a window with the following:
- a CDS encoding integrase domain-containing protein: protein MTVTVYVKGIIAGYPELPPAFRDALEKIFTPNVNRVHSRTRVSNKPISVGTQEPRLQKLCRSFVELRQIGYAIQTPYALKEKHIEGLVALWHKDGQSPGTIENKLTYFRAFSNWINKRNLVKKMSEYIDPAAHDFRRTSVATEDKSWEGRGIDAVAIIEEIAKTEPVVAVQMKLQAAFGLRVEESLLLRPKDAVRKDGKLSVVHGTKGGRVRVVPMEFKMDVLLEAAQHTNRSTGSTIPDGYTKTQWKDHFYTVLKRHGVTKSGLGVTCHGLRHQFLQQMFEKYTGVPAPIKGSDQRADPALHREAMQAVVEAAGHSKEQKAGAYLSSFSVQRRLKAPKPTIEQVQEALAASDGNKKAAASALGISRTGLYRILQCEKCAE, encoded by the coding sequence ATGACAGTAACCGTCTATGTGAAAGGCATCATTGCGGGCTATCCCGAGCTTCCCCCCGCGTTCCGGGATGCCCTGGAGAAAATTTTCACTCCGAACGTCAATCGTGTTCACAGCCGTACCCGTGTTAGCAATAAGCCGATATCGGTCGGGACACAGGAACCCCGACTGCAAAAGCTTTGCCGTTCTTTTGTTGAGCTGCGCCAGATCGGCTATGCGATACAAACACCGTATGCGCTCAAGGAAAAGCACATCGAAGGGCTGGTGGCCCTATGGCACAAGGACGGCCAGAGTCCCGGGACCATCGAGAACAAGTTGACGTACTTCCGCGCGTTCTCGAACTGGATCAATAAGCGGAACTTGGTCAAAAAGATGTCGGAGTACATCGATCCAGCCGCCCACGACTTTCGGCGCACATCTGTGGCGACTGAGGACAAGTCATGGGAAGGCAGGGGGATCGACGCGGTAGCTATCATTGAGGAAATCGCGAAGACGGAGCCCGTGGTCGCGGTGCAAATGAAGCTGCAGGCGGCCTTCGGTCTACGGGTCGAAGAGAGTCTTCTGTTGAGGCCTAAAGATGCAGTCCGTAAAGACGGAAAGCTCAGCGTGGTCCACGGCACAAAGGGCGGTCGCGTTCGTGTGGTGCCCATGGAGTTCAAGATGGATGTCCTACTTGAGGCTGCTCAACACACAAACCGCTCTACGGGCTCGACTATCCCCGACGGCTATACCAAGACTCAGTGGAAGGACCACTTCTATACGGTTCTCAAACGCCATGGTGTGACGAAGTCTGGCTTGGGCGTTACGTGCCACGGCCTGAGGCATCAGTTCTTGCAGCAAATGTTTGAAAAGTACACCGGCGTTCCTGCGCCGATCAAAGGCAGCGATCAGAGGGCCGACCCGGCGCTCCACCGCGAAGCGATGCAAGCCGTGGTTGAGGCGGCCGGCCATAGCAAAGAGCAAAAGGCCGGTGCTTACCTGTCTAGCTTTTCTGTCCAGAGGCGACTGAAGGCGCCTAAGCCGACAATTGAACAGGTCCAGGAGGCACTGGCGGCAAGCGACGGCAATAAAAAGGCAGCAGCGAGCGCGCTCGGCATCTCCAGAACGGGCCTGTACCGGATTTTACAATGCGAAAAGTGTGCCGAATAA
- a CDS encoding PRTRC system protein D, whose amino-acid sequence MNTMKVHAPVLAVDVGYGNTKIAFRNGSDVSTFMFPSLTPPYKAHTIAKESAGLITTPKTVAVDVEGKRYQVGPGVLLSSRNGDAGATLNDDYCTTASYAALLAGAFHFANIASVDRLVLGLPMRNFHTHVAHLRSAFAGKNAYGDVEFDVGSVIVLPQPLGALVNFSRYHEFDKEDPHLIIDVGYFTTDWVVATGLTIDEERSGGHHSGASHYYEAIAAVIKEKLHIDTQGIERIDKALRTGSTLLLNGNDYDLQEFLPAAQTVIDAAVKAIQAGVKNTVDIRSIVLTGGGAALYRSEIQARFPHLRIDHMAEPCFTNVRGFLAAGEATLLRDKKHKEAVPA is encoded by the coding sequence ATGAACACCATGAAAGTACATGCACCCGTCCTTGCTGTTGACGTCGGATATGGCAACACTAAGATCGCCTTCCGCAACGGCTCCGACGTGTCGACCTTTATGTTTCCGTCGCTGACCCCGCCGTACAAGGCGCACACGATCGCCAAAGAGAGCGCGGGTTTGATCACGACGCCCAAGACTGTCGCGGTGGACGTCGAGGGAAAGCGCTATCAGGTCGGTCCCGGCGTGCTGTTGAGCTCGCGTAACGGCGACGCGGGAGCGACACTTAACGACGACTATTGCACGACTGCAAGCTATGCCGCGCTGCTCGCCGGCGCGTTTCACTTCGCGAACATCGCATCGGTCGACCGCCTAGTTCTCGGCCTACCGATGAGGAACTTCCACACCCACGTTGCTCATTTGCGCAGTGCATTCGCCGGTAAGAATGCATACGGCGATGTTGAGTTCGATGTCGGCAGCGTCATCGTGCTTCCGCAGCCTCTCGGCGCACTGGTCAACTTCTCGCGCTACCACGAGTTCGACAAGGAGGACCCGCACCTCATCATTGACGTCGGCTACTTCACAACTGATTGGGTGGTGGCAACCGGGTTGACTATCGACGAAGAGCGCAGCGGAGGTCACCACAGCGGCGCGTCTCACTATTACGAAGCCATCGCCGCTGTCATTAAGGAGAAACTGCATATCGACACGCAGGGAATTGAGCGGATCGATAAGGCGCTGCGCACGGGATCGACTCTCCTGCTTAACGGGAACGACTATGACCTGCAGGAGTTTCTGCCAGCGGCGCAGACGGTTATCGACGCAGCGGTTAAAGCTATCCAAGCGGGCGTGAAGAACACAGTCGATATTCGCTCCATCGTCCTCACTGGTGGCGGTGCGGCTCTCTACAGGTCCGAGATTCAAGCGCGGTTTCCCCATTTGAGGATCGACCATATGGCAGAACCATGCTTCACGAATGTCAGGGGGTTCCTCGCCGCTGGTGAGGCAACGCTGCTGCGCGACAAGAAGCACAAGGAAGCGGTGCCCGCATGA